The following proteins are encoded in a genomic region of Necator americanus strain Aroian chromosome II, whole genome shotgun sequence:
- a CDS encoding hypothetical protein (NECATOR_CHRII.G7617.T1): MSTLQPVNPKPFLNSLTGKPIVCKLKWGMEYKGILVAVDGYMNLQMANAEEYIDGNNTGNLGEILIRCNNVLYVGGIDADSDS, translated from the exons ATGTCAACTCTTCAACCTGTAAACCCAAAGCCTTTTCTCAATAGCCTTACAGGAAAGCCTATCGTGTGCAAATTGAAGTGGGGCATGGAATACAAAG GGATTCTGGTGGCTGTGGACGGGTACATGAATCTCCAAATGGCAAACGCAGAAGAGTACATCGATGGAAATAACACCGGAAATCTTGGCGAGATCTTGATCAG GTGTAACAATGTGCTTTATGTTGGAGGTATTGACGCCGACTCCGACTCATAA
- a CDS encoding hypothetical protein (NECATOR_CHRII.G7618.T1), giving the protein MCQKKEAWAPLARDRNKWKDYLRRSTSSKNDGSQDDQGEGDSYAVAVASQNTLKIVSKLVNVLLYVCFRDDVVVESFLSQETREI; this is encoded by the coding sequence ATGTGCCAGAAGAAGGAGGCCTGGGCgcctctggcacgcgatcggaacaaatggaaggattacCTTCGTCGCTCGACAAGCTCGAAGAACGACGGGAGTCAAGATGATCAAGGTGAAGGTGATAGCTATGCTGTTGCTGTTGCAAGCCAGAACACTTTGAAGATCGTTTCAAAATTGGTCAACGTTCTTCTCTATGTCTGCTTTCGCGACGATGTTGTTGTGGAGTCGTTCTTATCTCAGGAAACAagggaaatttga
- a CDS encoding hypothetical protein (NECATOR_CHRII.G7618.T2), producing MGLGCSIYAQRNEHIRVHQLRLSGPRNEHEERPVPGAGEEDRKHLAPCSPLQHHHLPALTYTSETCTKFNTADPIGRFLHEVLDDLHVPEEGGLGASGTRSEQMEGLPSSLDKLEERRESR from the exons atgggtctcggatgctccatttacgctcaacggaacgaacatatccgagtgcACCAGCTACGCTTGTCTGGGCCGAGgaatgaacatgaagaacgacctgTCCCCGGAGCTGG tgaagaagaccggAAACACCTGGCTCCATGCTCACCCCTTCAACACCACcatcttcctgctttgacctatacTTCAGAAACCTGTACGAAGTTCAACACCGCCGACCCGATAGGCAGGTTTCTTCACGAAGTGCTTGATGATCTTCATGTGCCAGAAGAAGGAGGCCTGGGCgcctctggcacgcgatcggaacaaatggaaggattacCTTCGTCGCTCGACAAGCTCGAAGAACGACGGGAGTCAAGATGA
- a CDS encoding hypothetical protein (NECATOR_CHRII.G7619.T1) yields MNLLQKGNYILPKLFDPDKVFFRTTTIEKILPPCAPENSVELCFYCIEGHECVDHPNRRKMRSGIDCFADDDFRLVDEHHIKNLHKSPDEEEIDTKECILANDDKEVEVKREASIDCGHHLTVVTATKGKAMSSRRPTKSGDHCHQEVMTVSEIPRKRFSRFREKTFVCDVCDAAFTLKQNVQSHLFIYHMQKDGSLKQHTRLMYKCDNCEKQMKDLRFFGTKKTRYVMNNG; encoded by the exons ATGAACCTCctacagaaaggaaattataTCCTCCCGAAATTATTCGATCCAGACAAAGTTTTCTTTCGCACCACTACTATAGAGAAGATCCTACCGCCCTGTGCTCCTGAGAACTCGGTCGAACTTTGTTTCTACTGTATAGAAG GGCACGAATGCGTCGATCATCCGAATCGTCGTAAAATGCGTAGCGGTATTGACTGCTTCGCAGATGACGACTTCAGGTTAGTAGACGAGCATCACATCAAAAATCTCCACAAAAGTCCTGACGAAGAGGAAATTGATACAAAAGAATGCATTTTGGCAAATGATGATAAAGAAGTAGAAGTCAAAAGGG AAGCAAGCATTGATTGTGGGCATCATCTAACAGTGGTGACAGCAACGAAAGGGAAGGCGATGTCAAGTAGGAGACCAACAAAATCG GGAGACCACTGTCATCAAGAGGTCATGACAGTCAGTGAGATTCCTCGCAAAAG ATTCAGTCGATTTCGCGAGAAGACCTTCGTCTGTGACGTATGTGACGCAGCATTCACACTAAAGCAGAATGTGCAATCACACCTGTTCATCTATCACATGCAGAAAGATGGCTCGTTGAAACAGCACACACGTCTAATGTACAAGTGTGATAATTGTGAGAAG CAAATGAAGGATCTCCGCTTCTTTGGGACCAAGAAAACGCGATACGTAATGAACAATGGCTGA
- a CDS encoding hypothetical protein (NECATOR_CHRII.G7619.T2), translating into MNLLQKGNYILPKLFDPDKVFFRTTTIEKILPPCAPENSVELCFYCIEGHECVDHPNRRKMRSGIDCFADDDFRLVDEHHIKNLHKSPDEEEIDTKECILANDDKEVEVKREASIDCGHHLTVVTATKGKAMSSRRPTKSGDHCHQEVMTVSEIPRKRFSRFREKTFVCDVCDAAFTLKQNVQSHLFIYHMQKDGSLKQHTRLMYKCDNCEKVSIVFNSQLFRNIRKVKCGLDRRILTKNGGAE; encoded by the exons ATGAACCTCctacagaaaggaaattataTCCTCCCGAAATTATTCGATCCAGACAAAGTTTTCTTTCGCACCACTACTATAGAGAAGATCCTACCGCCCTGTGCTCCTGAGAACTCGGTCGAACTTTGTTTCTACTGTATAGAAG GGCACGAATGCGTCGATCATCCGAATCGTCGTAAAATGCGTAGCGGTATTGACTGCTTCGCAGATGACGACTTCAGGTTAGTAGACGAGCATCACATCAAAAATCTCCACAAAAGTCCTGACGAAGAGGAAATTGATACAAAAGAATGCATTTTGGCAAATGATGATAAAGAAGTAGAAGTCAAAAGGG AAGCAAGCATTGATTGTGGGCATCATCTAACAGTGGTGACAGCAACGAAAGGGAAGGCGATGTCAAGTAGGAGACCAACAAAATCG GGAGACCACTGTCATCAAGAGGTCATGACAGTCAGTGAGATTCCTCGCAAAAG ATTCAGTCGATTTCGCGAGAAGACCTTCGTCTGTGACGTATGTGACGCAGCATTCACACTAAAGCAGAATGTGCAATCACACCTGTTCATCTATCACATGCAGAAAGATGGCTCGTTGAAACAGCACACACGTCTAATGTACAAGTGTGATAATTGTGAGAAGGTGAGCATTGTTTTCAATAGCCAACTCTTTCGGAACATAAGGAAAGTCAAATGTGGTTTGGATCGACGAATCTTAACCAAAAATGGAGGAGCAGAATGA
- a CDS encoding hypothetical protein (NECATOR_CHRII.G7620.T1): MLDYGDGLVNLCEQTGLSTASTFRRNHRLRQLTFQGPNLLMPEEYSRRKMRTLILNPDYIPARNIPQSDVRKSRAIWGVAFHSDHRPVLVSFKIQFHNRNRGVPLQPKIDLAGLKDEDQISLHVGVRTRRKLSDADFFTKCIQNAARETLAVLLLRKKLAFASAETKSTYNSVCAVRSTGQGKRVWEGVEGHEDTWKASALLKQYSGKMKRCSPALNTGNGAVVVTFLVCEAAFDSPHRGRLRNALRADGVTGKLVCLLDDMHERTTAAVRTPCTTPFEVVTRVRQGTVGGLFLLSFTINNIMRRTVDQCSAKIIPASGRP, translated from the exons ATGTTGGATTACGGTGACGGTCTGGTCaacttatgtgaacagacgggcctcagcACAGCTTCCACGTTtaggaggaatcatcgacTCCGTCAGCTCACGTTTCAAGGGCCAAACCTTTTAATGCCTGAAGAGTACAGCAGGCGGAAAATGAGAACTCTCATACTTAATCCCGACTACATTccggcgaggaacattcctcagtcagatgtccgaaaatctagagctatTTGGGGCGTCGCATTCCACTCTGatcaccgtccagttcttgtcagcttcaagatacagTTCCACAacagaaaccgaggagttcctcttcaaccgaaaatcgattTGGCAGGTCTAAAAGACGAAGACCAAATTTCgcttcatgttggagtacgtaCCAGGAGAAAGCTCAGCGATGcggattttttcacaaaatgcaTCCAgaacgctgcaagggaaacgctggCGGTTCTGTTGCTGCGGAAGAAGTTAGCATTTGCATCTgctgaaacaaaatccacgtataaTTCTGTATGCGCCGTCCGCAGCACTGGCCAGGGAAAGC GAGTTTGGGAAGGAGTGGAAGGACATGAGGACACGTGGAAAGCGAGTGCTTTATTAAAACAGTACAGCgggaaaatgaagagatgttCTCCAGCGCTCAACACCGGCAATGGAGCGgttgtcg TTACCTTTCTTGTCtgtgaagccgctttcgactctcctcatcgaggccgtcttcgcaacgcgctccgcgccgatggagtaacAGGAAAGCTCGTttgcttgcttgatgacatgcatgaacgaacaactgctgcagttcgaacaccatgtacaacaccgtttgaagtggtaactcgagtaagacaagggacaGTTGGAGGACTCTTCCTGCTCAGTTTCACCATCAAcaacattatgcgaagaacagtagatcagtgttCTGCCAAAATCATCCCAGCATCAGGACGCCCctga
- a CDS encoding hypothetical protein (NECATOR_CHRII.G7621.T1), producing the protein MAANRPEIAETQACKEDERTDEGEDVPSFSLSSSAVALTRRRSLPELYGTDTVRLRSSTISDVSLSGLLVRLSQAISLWLASSSKQLMRLSTWTVVGAEQFECLYCSRLLLVAVSRLLLEEKILYRGTCQESCDIYSALEAVGIQHLSLKVVSTVKDHSGKMSSDAVCKVTGKLVAGTGKQSNTFQCAKFAPHSN; encoded by the exons ATGGCAGCCAACCGGCCGGAAATAGCGGAGACGCAGGCGTGCAAAGAAGACGAACGAACCGATGAGGGCGAAGACGTGCCTTCATTTTCGCTGTCGTCGTCAGCTGTTGCACTTACGCGCCGACGGTCATTACCTGAACTTTACGGAACGGACACCGTACGACTACGGAGTAGCACCATTAGTGACGTCTCACTCTCCGGTCTGCTCGTGAG gtTATCCCAAGCGATTAGCCTGTGGCTTGCATCTTCTTCTAAGCAACTCATGCGATTATCTACGTGGACGGTTGTCGGCGCAGAGCAATTCGAGTGTCTCTACTGCTCTCGCCTCCTACTCGTCGCTGTCAGTCGACTACTTCTCGAGGAAAAAATATTGTACCGCGGGACCTGTCAAGAATCCTGCGACATCTACTCTGCTTTGGAAGCGGTTGGAATACAGCATCTCTCCCTAAAAGTTGTTTCCACAGTCAAAGATCACAGTGGGAAAATGTCTTCCGATGCCGTATGCAAAGTTACCGGAAAGCTGGTAGCTGGTACCGGAAAGCAAAGTAACACTTTTCAATGCGCTAAATTTGCTCCGCATTCAAATTGA
- a CDS encoding hypothetical protein (NECATOR_CHRII.G7621.T2): protein MAANRPEIAETQACKEDERTDEGEDVPSFSLSSSAVALTRRRSLPELYGTDTVRLRSSTISDVSLSGLLVR from the coding sequence ATGGCAGCCAACCGGCCGGAAATAGCGGAGACGCAGGCGTGCAAAGAAGACGAACGAACCGATGAGGGCGAAGACGTGCCTTCATTTTCGCTGTCGTCGTCAGCTGTTGCACTTACGCGCCGACGGTCATTACCTGAACTTTACGGAACGGACACCGTACGACTACGGAGTAGCACCATTAGTGACGTCTCACTCTCCGGTCTGCTCGTGAGGTAA